The following are encoded in a window of Pseudomonas multiresinivorans genomic DNA:
- a CDS encoding glutathione S-transferase family protein: protein MSLVVFGAPLSPFVRKVRLFAAEKGFDYQLENVNPFNQPDWYRELNPLRRVPAIRDGDFTLADSSVICHYLEDRDPQRDPLCGTGAESRARINWLEKYADYELAPLTTFTVFRNRLLKPLMGKVCDEVAVKGAMQEKLPEHFDYLEKCLGQQQWFVDDRFSLADIAIACQLVNLRHGEEELDAQRWPKLAAHFERTLARPALAEIVQGELQIIAKIMAKR from the coding sequence ATGAGCCTCGTCGTCTTCGGCGCCCCGCTGTCCCCCTTCGTTCGCAAAGTCCGCCTGTTCGCGGCCGAGAAAGGATTCGACTACCAACTGGAGAACGTCAACCCGTTCAACCAGCCGGACTGGTACCGCGAACTCAACCCGCTGCGCCGCGTGCCGGCGATCCGCGACGGCGACTTCACCCTCGCCGACTCCAGCGTCATCTGCCACTACCTGGAAGACCGCGACCCGCAGCGTGACCCGCTGTGCGGCACAGGCGCCGAGTCCCGCGCGCGGATCAACTGGCTGGAGAAGTACGCTGACTACGAGCTGGCGCCGCTGACCACTTTCACTGTGTTCCGCAACCGCCTGCTCAAGCCGCTGATGGGCAAGGTCTGCGATGAAGTGGCGGTGAAAGGCGCCATGCAGGAGAAACTTCCCGAACACTTCGACTACCTGGAGAAGTGCCTGGGCCAGCAGCAATGGTTCGTCGACGACCGCTTCAGCCTCGCCGACATCGCCATCGCCTGCCAGTTGGTCAACCTGCGCCACGGCGAAGAAGAACTGGATGCCCAGCGCTGGCCGAAGCTGGCCGCGCATTTCGAGCGCACCCTGGCCCGCCCCGCCCTCGCCGAAATCGTCCAGGGCGAGCTGCAGATCATCGCCAAGATCATGGCCAAGCGCTGA
- a CDS encoding GAF domain-containing protein yields MIDLQQAGAGLGGYALLAAQAESLFADERDFIANASQFSAFLFNELPDLNWAGFYLNRNEELVLGPFQGKVACVRIPFSKGVCGAAARTRETQRVEDVHAFPGHIACDSASNSELVVPLVKEGRLIGVLDLDSPKVGRFSEEDQAGIERLVEIFLRLSDC; encoded by the coding sequence ATGATCGATCTGCAACAGGCCGGCGCCGGCCTTGGCGGCTACGCGCTGCTCGCCGCCCAGGCGGAGTCGCTGTTCGCCGACGAGCGCGATTTCATCGCCAACGCCTCGCAGTTTTCCGCGTTCCTGTTCAACGAGCTGCCGGACCTGAACTGGGCCGGCTTCTACCTGAACCGCAACGAGGAACTGGTGCTCGGCCCGTTCCAGGGCAAGGTCGCCTGCGTGCGTATTCCCTTCAGCAAGGGCGTGTGTGGCGCCGCGGCGCGTACCCGGGAAACCCAGCGAGTCGAAGATGTGCACGCATTCCCCGGCCACATCGCCTGTGACAGCGCTTCCAACAGCGAGCTGGTCGTGCCGCTGGTGAAGGAGGGCCGCCTGATTGGCGTGCTGGATCTGGACAGCCCGAAGGTTGGCCGATTCAGTGAGGAAGACCAGGCAGGTATCGAGCGCCTGGTGGAGATTTTCCTGCGCCTCTCCGACTGCTGA
- a CDS encoding ATP-binding protein — protein sequence MDSRLNDFLARAEALMVRLEPLLPAARETVDWQQSLAARWHRDGRSGYLQPLKVSLDLRLDDLLGVDRQREQLARNTRQFVAGQPANHALLWGARGTGKSSLVRALLAELAGEGLRLIEIERDHLADLPRVVEQIQGLPQRFVLFCDDLSFDAGEGDFRVLKSVLDGSLEQAPDNVLLYATSNRRHLVSEKQSDNENWKMVDGELHPNEAVEDKIALSDRFGLWLSFYPFTQEHFLSVVRHWVEVLAQKSGLAAWTWDEALEKEAIRWALGRGNRNGRCAYQFARYWVGRQLLEGETP from the coding sequence GTGGATTCCCGCCTGAACGATTTTCTTGCCCGCGCCGAAGCGCTGATGGTGCGCCTGGAACCTTTGCTGCCCGCCGCCCGCGAAACCGTGGACTGGCAGCAGAGCCTGGCGGCGCGCTGGCACCGTGACGGCCGCAGCGGTTATCTGCAGCCGTTGAAGGTCAGCCTCGACCTGCGCCTGGACGACCTGCTGGGCGTCGACCGGCAGCGCGAGCAACTGGCGCGCAATACCCGGCAGTTCGTCGCCGGCCAACCGGCCAACCATGCACTGCTGTGGGGCGCCCGAGGCACCGGCAAGTCCTCGCTGGTCCGCGCACTGCTGGCGGAGCTGGCCGGCGAAGGGCTGCGCCTGATCGAGATCGAACGCGACCACCTGGCCGACCTGCCGCGCGTGGTCGAGCAGATCCAGGGGCTGCCGCAGCGTTTCGTGCTGTTCTGCGACGACCTGTCGTTCGACGCCGGCGAAGGCGATTTCCGCGTCCTCAAGAGCGTGCTCGACGGCTCGCTGGAGCAGGCGCCGGACAATGTGCTGCTCTACGCCACGTCCAACCGTCGCCATCTGGTCTCGGAGAAGCAGAGCGACAACGAGAACTGGAAGATGGTCGACGGCGAGTTGCACCCCAATGAGGCCGTCGAAGACAAGATCGCCCTGTCCGACCGTTTCGGCCTGTGGCTGTCCTTCTATCCCTTCACCCAGGAGCACTTCCTCAGCGTGGTGCGCCACTGGGTCGAGGTGCTCGCGCAGAAGTCCGGGCTCGCTGCCTGGACCTGGGACGAGGCGCTGGAGAAGGAAGCCATCCGCTGGGCGCTCGGGCGCGGCAACCGTAATGGCCGCTGTGCCTATCAATTCGCCCGCTACTGGGTGGGCAGACAATTGCTGGAAGGAGAGACCCCATGA